The following coding sequences lie in one Vibrio spartinae genomic window:
- a CDS encoding LuxQ periplasmic sensor domain-containing protein: MNVRPSPIHQKQKIATYFTRAITIIIVILTFSVLFQNYQISSQLIAQEVQRTANQTSGLVQGMVNFRLSLLKIHQDGSAKNADLLHAVSSGKSQYIDQYFRAVDQLDPDNTPDVRFIAGLNHMLWDDGNAQFYGIVPNELESVSHRIAVNSEWMLVKIPSLLETVYGLARRTPLVSNSGELIGYLYVMFVINNNYNLIEQIRSRSNSQNLILAIGSNVLSTTLNGEESYSEQDVLVNPQHSDRLESYTVNTTELNVDDKPTQLMMYAVQDNQNVVKLKRNFYYGVVFILVATVLFSFILWRWLHKRIRAEIEKLVQFSRSIVDRGAEHVFHGSKIEEFDLFGRALEHTFKRLSEQEKQFENLFNFSIAPTILWGADGRLLRMNPAAVKQFSKENQVATFYELKERLIPSIKKASSGETLNEVATEFEGQIFRWTISPIVSEGHVESVLTQGQDVTTIAEAEKQSHLARSEAERAAGARAGFLARMSHEVRTPLNGILGVSQLLKESVTDDKQREQVGVLSLCSEHLLAVLNDILDFSKIEQNKFKLNPVHFHLIEMVRVIERIYQPLCQEKGLELDVMTNIQKDTIVVIDQIRLNQITFNLLNNAIKFTREGEICVLINLNHSEEGAMFHVFISDTGIGIGHDDLSLIFEPFIQGGTASNGEFGGSGLGLSIVKNLVELMGGVVSVSSQVGKGSSFEFTIPIEVEQYHAKKVKETIDQVPSGQLFEQSPHVLLVEDNKTNAYIAKAFCERFGLRVTWVEDGTVAVETLKKMGFDLILMDNQLPGMDGVEVTDFVKHQLRLDTPIYACTADDTEKTKNDFLHAGAEYILVKPIREENLYKALVHFRDNHWTPQTSKALQSH; encoded by the coding sequence ATGAATGTCAGACCGAGCCCTATTCATCAGAAACAGAAGATAGCGACCTACTTTACTCGGGCAATTACAATTATTATTGTCATTCTGACCTTTAGTGTCCTGTTTCAAAACTATCAGATCAGTAGTCAGTTGATCGCTCAGGAAGTGCAGCGAACGGCAAATCAGACTTCAGGATTAGTGCAGGGCATGGTCAATTTCCGTCTGTCTTTACTCAAAATCCATCAAGATGGTAGTGCGAAAAATGCTGATTTATTACATGCGGTAAGTTCTGGGAAATCGCAATATATTGATCAATATTTCCGTGCCGTTGACCAGCTTGACCCGGATAATACCCCGGATGTCCGTTTTATTGCTGGGTTGAATCATATGCTGTGGGATGACGGGAACGCTCAGTTCTATGGCATTGTGCCGAATGAATTGGAATCTGTTTCACACCGGATTGCAGTGAACAGTGAATGGATGTTGGTGAAAATACCGTCTTTACTGGAGACCGTTTATGGTTTGGCAAGAAGAACGCCGCTGGTGAGTAATTCTGGTGAATTGATCGGTTACTTATACGTCATGTTTGTGATTAATAATAATTACAATCTTATCGAACAAATTCGCTCCCGCAGTAATTCGCAGAATTTGATCTTAGCGATCGGGTCCAATGTGCTTTCGACGACGCTCAACGGAGAAGAGTCATACTCAGAGCAGGATGTGCTTGTTAACCCCCAACATTCTGATCGGCTTGAGTCTTATACGGTCAACACGACTGAGCTGAATGTTGATGATAAACCGACACAGCTGATGATGTATGCCGTTCAGGATAATCAGAATGTGGTCAAACTGAAGCGTAATTTTTATTATGGTGTGGTGTTTATTCTCGTGGCGACCGTATTGTTCTCTTTCATCTTGTGGCGATGGTTACATAAGCGCATTCGTGCTGAGATTGAAAAACTGGTGCAGTTTAGTCGCTCAATTGTGGACCGTGGGGCCGAGCATGTTTTTCATGGTTCAAAGATCGAGGAGTTTGACCTATTCGGGCGAGCACTTGAACATACCTTTAAGCGTTTATCTGAACAAGAAAAGCAATTTGAGAATCTGTTCAACTTCTCTATTGCTCCAACCATTTTATGGGGCGCAGATGGCCGTTTACTACGGATGAATCCGGCCGCGGTGAAACAGTTTTCAAAAGAGAATCAAGTCGCTACGTTCTATGAACTAAAAGAACGATTAATTCCGAGTATCAAAAAGGCATCCAGCGGAGAGACGCTGAACGAAGTTGCGACTGAGTTTGAAGGTCAAATATTCCGCTGGACGATTTCACCAATAGTGAGCGAAGGCCATGTTGAGTCGGTCCTGACTCAAGGGCAGGATGTCACAACCATCGCTGAAGCTGAGAAGCAAAGCCATTTGGCGCGCAGTGAAGCAGAAAGAGCTGCTGGTGCGAGAGCCGGTTTTCTGGCCCGGATGAGTCATGAGGTCAGAACACCTTTAAATGGGATTTTGGGTGTTTCACAATTATTGAAAGAGAGTGTGACGGATGACAAGCAGCGTGAACAGGTTGGTGTGCTCAGTTTATGTAGCGAACATCTGCTTGCGGTTTTGAATGATATTCTGGATTTCTCCAAGATTGAGCAAAATAAGTTCAAACTGAATCCGGTTCATTTCCACTTGATTGAGATGGTTCGAGTCATCGAGCGGATTTATCAGCCGTTATGTCAGGAAAAGGGACTAGAACTCGATGTCATGACCAATATTCAGAAAGATACCATCGTGGTGATTGATCAAATCCGTCTGAATCAAATCACCTTTAATCTACTGAATAACGCCATTAAATTTACCCGTGAAGGTGAGATTTGTGTACTGATCAATTTAAACCATTCAGAAGAAGGGGCAATGTTTCATGTCTTCATCTCTGATACCGGTATTGGCATTGGACATGATGACCTTTCGTTGATCTTTGAACCCTTTATTCAAGGCGGTACGGCATCGAACGGCGAATTTGGCGGGAGTGGTTTAGGGCTATCGATTGTGAAAAATCTGGTGGAACTCATGGGAGGCGTCGTATCGGTCTCATCTCAGGTTGGTAAAGGAAGCAGCTTCGAGTTCACGATCCCGATTGAGGTTGAGCAATACCATGCTAAAAAAGTGAAAGAGACGATTGATCAGGTGCCGTCTGGTCAGTTGTTCGAGCAATCTCCTCATGTACTATTAGTTGAAGACAATAAGACCAATGCCTATATTGCGAAGGCATTCTGTGAGCGTTTTGGCTTGCGGGTGACATGGGTTGAAGATGGAACGGTTGCGGTGGAAACGCTTAAAAAAATGGGCTTTGATTTAATTTTGATGGATAACCAGTTGCCGGGAATGGATGGGGTTGAAGTCACCGATTTTGTGAAACATCAACTCAGGCTAGATACCCCCATTTATGCATGTACTGCGGATGATACTGAAAAAACGAAAAATGATTTCTTACATGCAGGAGCAGAGTACATTCTGGTTAAACCCATTCGGGAAGAGAACTTATATAAGGCGCTGGTTCATTTCAGAGATAACCATTGGACGCCGCAGACATCGAAAGCGCTACAATCACATTAA